The Enteractinococcus fodinae genome has a segment encoding these proteins:
- a CDS encoding thiolase family protein, whose amino-acid sequence MQQVYVYDAVRTPFAKLGGGLAGVRPDDLAAHVIKAMVERYPNLDTANIDEVVFGNANGAGEENRNVARMASLLAGLPTTVPGLTVNRLCASSLDAAIHASYSIGSGDNNLVLTGGTESMSRAPYVVPKPERAYPAGNSQMVSTTLGWRLVNPKMPEEWTVSLGEATEQLVDKYQVSRERQDEYAVLSHQRAHAAWEAGRFDNLVVPVGDAQRDETIRPETTVETLSGLRTVFRKENGTVTAGNASPMNDGAAAVLLGSEQASSTLGTDPLVRIASRGVASNEPQYFGEAPVPAANLALERAGITWEQVGAIELNEAFAAQVLVNLDSWGVALDDERVNAWGGAIALGHPLGASGSRVLGTLARRLKAENRRWGVAALCVGVGQGVAMVVENEDATE is encoded by the coding sequence ATGCAGCAGGTATATGTATATGACGCAGTACGCACGCCGTTTGCCAAACTCGGCGGCGGTTTGGCCGGCGTTCGTCCCGACGATCTCGCCGCCCACGTCATCAAAGCGATGGTCGAGCGCTACCCAAATCTCGACACAGCCAACATCGATGAGGTCGTGTTCGGCAACGCCAACGGCGCCGGTGAAGAAAACCGCAACGTCGCCCGCATGGCCTCCTTGCTGGCCGGGCTCCCCACCACGGTCCCAGGCCTGACCGTCAACCGCCTGTGCGCCTCCTCGTTGGATGCGGCAATTCATGCCAGCTACTCGATCGGCTCCGGTGACAACAACCTGGTGCTCACCGGTGGCACAGAATCCATGTCGCGCGCCCCCTACGTGGTGCCGAAACCCGAACGCGCCTACCCCGCCGGCAACTCCCAGATGGTCTCGACCACCCTGGGCTGGCGTTTAGTCAACCCCAAGATGCCCGAGGAATGGACCGTTTCGTTAGGCGAAGCAACCGAGCAACTGGTCGACAAATACCAGGTGTCTCGTGAACGCCAAGACGAATACGCCGTGCTTTCCCACCAGCGCGCACACGCGGCCTGGGAAGCCGGCCGTTTCGACAACCTGGTCGTGCCCGTTGGCGATGCCCAGCGCGACGAGACCATCCGTCCCGAAACCACCGTGGAAACCCTGTCCGGGTTGCGCACCGTGTTCCGGAAAGAAAACGGCACCGTCACCGCAGGCAACGCTTCGCCAATGAACGATGGTGCTGCCGCGGTCCTGCTGGGTTCCGAACAGGCCTCCAGCACGCTGGGCACCGACCCACTGGTTCGGATCGCCTCTCGCGGGGTGGCCTCCAATGAGCCGCAGTACTTCGGTGAGGCCCCAGTACCAGCCGCAAACTTGGCCCTAGAGCGCGCCGGTATCACCTGGGAGCAGGTGGGCGCGATTGAGCTCAATGAAGCCTTCGCCGCCCAGGTGCTGGTGAACCTGGACTCCTGGGGCGTTGCCCTGGATGACGAACGCGTCAACGCCTGGGGCGGTGCGATCGCTCTGGGTCACCCACTGGGCGCCTCCGGCTCGCGTGTCCTAGGAACCCTGGCCCGCCGCCTGAAAGCCGAAAACCGCCGTTGGGGCGTGGCCGCACTGTGTGTCGGTGTCGGTCAGGGTGTTGCCATGGTCGTTGAAAACGAAGACGCCACAGAGTAA